A portion of the Anoxybacillus gonensis genome contains these proteins:
- a CDS encoding response regulator yields MKKRIVLIDDHKLFREGIKRILDFEQDFEVVAEGCDGDEALALVDQYKPDVVIMDINMPHVNGVEATRQLIEAYPDTKVIILSIHDDESYVMHALQTGAMGYLLKEMDADALVEAVRVVSEGGSYLHPKVTHNLVKEYRRLIAGEGTGQEKQKQAIRRPYHLLTRRECEVLQLLVDGKSNKGIADALFISEKTVKNHVSNILQKLNVNDRTQAVVVAIKNGWVEVK; encoded by the coding sequence GTGAAAAAGCGCATCGTTTTAATTGATGACCATAAACTATTTCGAGAAGGAATTAAACGCATTTTAGATTTTGAACAAGATTTTGAAGTTGTTGCGGAAGGATGCGATGGAGACGAAGCGCTGGCGCTTGTTGATCAATATAAACCAGATGTCGTCATCATGGACATTAATATGCCGCATGTCAATGGCGTGGAGGCGACGCGCCAACTCATCGAGGCGTATCCGGATACAAAAGTGATCATTTTGTCGATTCACGATGATGAAAGTTACGTCATGCACGCCTTGCAAACAGGGGCGATGGGATATTTGTTAAAAGAAATGGATGCTGACGCTTTAGTTGAAGCAGTTCGTGTTGTGTCGGAAGGCGGCTCGTACTTGCATCCGAAAGTGACGCATAATCTTGTGAAAGAATATCGTCGTCTCATCGCTGGAGAGGGAACAGGACAAGAGAAGCAAAAACAAGCGATACGCCGACCGTACCATTTATTGACGCGCCGCGAATGTGAAGTGTTGCAGTTGTTGGTCGATGGAAAAAGTAATAAAGGTATTGCTGATGCGCTATTTATTAGCGAAAAAACGGTCAAAAACCATGTAAGCAACATTTTGCAAAAATTAAATGTTAATGATCGCACGCAAGCGGTTGTTGTTGCGATTAAAAACGGCTGGGTGGAAGTGAAATAA
- a CDS encoding sensor histidine kinase — MSNKKINAKELDRIVKKMIETVGQSKKEIFHISEQSYKERDRLLAELYEIKGEVSRVIQQADQLEIKERLARQRLSEVSKSFSLYSEEEIRQTYEKAHSLQMELAMTREKEKQLRRRRDELERRLASVKETIERADHLIGQVTVVLGYLNGDFRELSEFIEGANKKQEFGLRIIEAQEEERKRLSREIHDGPAQMLANVIMRSDLIERIYRERGAEEAIREVRDLKKMVRSALYEVRRIIYDLRPMALDDLGLIPTLKKYLQTIEEYYKKTITFTYIGEVRRLSDRFEVAIFRLVQEAVQNALKHAEAKEIQVKIELKKDSLLIVVKDDGKGFNPNEKKDKAFGLIGMRERIEWLEGKLHLYSQLGRGTIVTMHIPLHKMQEKGEQ; from the coding sequence ATGTCCAATAAAAAAATAAATGCAAAAGAGCTCGACCGAATTGTAAAAAAAATGATTGAAACGGTAGGTCAAAGCAAAAAGGAAATTTTTCATATTAGCGAACAGTCGTATAAGGAACGTGATCGATTACTCGCTGAACTTTATGAAATCAAGGGAGAGGTGAGTCGAGTTATTCAGCAGGCGGATCAATTGGAGATAAAGGAAAGGCTAGCACGTCAACGTCTATCAGAAGTAAGTAAAAGCTTTTCGTTATACTCTGAAGAGGAAATCCGTCAAACATATGAGAAAGCGCATTCGCTACAAATGGAACTTGCAATGACAAGAGAAAAGGAAAAACAATTACGTCGGCGCCGAGATGAATTAGAAAGACGGTTAGCTTCTGTGAAAGAAACGATTGAACGAGCCGATCATTTAATTGGACAAGTGACCGTTGTGCTCGGTTATTTAAATGGAGACTTTCGAGAGTTAAGTGAGTTCATTGAGGGGGCAAACAAAAAGCAAGAATTTGGATTGCGCATTATTGAAGCGCAAGAGGAAGAGCGGAAGCGGTTGTCGCGAGAAATACACGATGGCCCAGCACAAATGCTCGCGAACGTCATTATGCGTTCCGACTTAATTGAACGCATTTATCGTGAACGCGGAGCGGAGGAAGCGATTCGTGAAGTGCGCGATTTAAAAAAAATGGTGCGCTCTGCTTTATACGAAGTGCGCCGCATCATTTACGATTTGCGTCCGATGGCGCTTGATGATCTCGGTTTAATTCCAACGTTAAAAAAATATTTACAAACGATCGAAGAATATTATAAAAAAACCATCACGTTTACATACATAGGAGAAGTGCGTCGCTTGTCCGATCGTTTTGAAGTCGCTATTTTCCGCCTCGTGCAAGAAGCTGTGCAAAATGCGTTAAAGCATGCGGAGGCGAAGGAGATTCAAGTGAAAATAGAGCTAAAAAAAGATAGTTTGCTGATCGTCGTGAAAGATGATGGCAAAGGATTTAATCCGAATGAAAAAAAAGATAAAGCATTCGGATTAATCGGTATGCGTGAGCGTATCGAATGGTTGGAAGGGAAGCTACATCTTTACTCACAACTTGGACGCGGAACGATCGTTACAATGCATATACCGCTCCATAAGATGCAAGAGAAGGGGGAACAATAG
- a CDS encoding YigZ family protein produces MLEAYYTVKGYGEAEIVIEKSRFICYVERATTEEEAIRFIQQIKKKHWDATHNCSAYMIGEHDHIQKANDDGEPSGTAGVPMLEVLKKKKLKNTVVVVTRYFGGIKLGVGGLVRAYGKAVTEGLKAAGIVERKLMRIMHTTFDYTWLGKVENELRASTYTIKNIHYAEHVTIDTYVEEKQKEDFRAWMTELTNGKSTITDGEHVYVEFDVAQ; encoded by the coding sequence TTGTTAGAGGCATACTATACGGTAAAAGGATATGGAGAGGCAGAAATCGTCATTGAAAAATCGCGCTTCATTTGTTACGTCGAACGAGCAACAACAGAAGAAGAAGCGATTCGCTTTATCCAACAAATCAAGAAAAAACATTGGGATGCAACACATAACTGTTCCGCATATATGATCGGCGAACACGATCACATTCAAAAAGCAAACGATGATGGCGAACCGAGCGGCACGGCAGGCGTTCCAATGCTCGAAGTGTTGAAAAAGAAAAAGTTAAAAAACACCGTCGTCGTTGTCACACGATATTTTGGGGGCATTAAACTCGGCGTTGGTGGGCTTGTGCGCGCTTACGGAAAAGCAGTGACAGAAGGACTAAAAGCCGCAGGCATTGTCGAACGTAAACTGATGCGGATCATGCATACAACGTTTGACTATACATGGCTTGGGAAAGTCGAAAATGAACTGCGCGCCTCTACTTATACGATAAAAAACATTCATTATGCAGAACACGTAACGATTGACACATATGTCGAAGAAAAACAAAAAGAAGATTTCCGCGCATGGATGACAGAACTGACTAATGGGAAAAGCACCATTACAGATGGCGAGCATGTATACGTCGAGTTTGATGTCGCGCAGTAA
- a CDS encoding LCP family protein, whose protein sequence is MQNRRAYMKKRKKRRKIWTFVLLPLLLLIIGGGAYATFLFNKAQSVIQQSFEQIDGREKSEKRIKEVDPNSDNISVLFIGVDDSNIRQKKGMGAVRSDALVLATFNVKDKTVKLLSIPRDSYVYIPIEKKYDKITHAHAYGGVKATVETVEELLDIPVDYYVKMNFEAFVDVVDELGGIEFDVPYELREMDSHDRKNAIHLKPGLQTLNGEEALALARTRKYDNDIERGKRQQELMKAIFKKAMSVKSLTKFDDVMEAVGKNMTTNLTFEEMKGFFAYATKGTGANIETLHLKGEDARISGVYYYRLDEATVDEIKQTLKTHLDVSSYQAQTEQFAQEQ, encoded by the coding sequence ATGCAAAATAGACGAGCATATATGAAAAAAAGGAAAAAACGAAGAAAAATATGGACATTTGTTCTACTCCCATTGCTTCTTCTTATCATCGGGGGAGGGGCATACGCCACGTTTCTTTTCAATAAAGCGCAGTCCGTCATTCAGCAGTCGTTTGAACAAATTGACGGACGCGAAAAATCAGAAAAGCGAATAAAAGAAGTTGATCCGAATTCAGATAACATTTCTGTTTTATTTATCGGCGTAGACGACAGCAACATTCGCCAAAAGAAAGGAATGGGGGCGGTACGTTCCGATGCGCTTGTCCTTGCGACATTTAACGTGAAAGATAAAACGGTAAAATTGCTTAGCATCCCACGCGACTCTTACGTGTACATTCCAATCGAGAAAAAATACGATAAAATTACACACGCTCATGCATACGGTGGAGTAAAAGCAACGGTCGAAACGGTTGAAGAATTGCTCGATATTCCAGTCGATTATTACGTCAAGATGAACTTTGAGGCGTTTGTTGATGTCGTTGACGAACTCGGTGGCATTGAGTTTGATGTCCCTTACGAACTTCGCGAAATGGATTCACATGATCGGAAAAACGCGATTCATTTAAAACCAGGCTTACAAACATTAAACGGCGAAGAAGCGCTGGCGCTTGCAAGAACACGTAAATATGACAACGACATCGAGCGCGGCAAACGCCAACAAGAACTGATGAAAGCAATCTTCAAAAAAGCGATGAGCGTAAAGTCGCTCACGAAATTTGACGATGTGATGGAAGCGGTCGGGAAAAACATGACGACGAACTTAACGTTTGAGGAAATGAAAGGCTTCTTTGCTTATGCAACAAAGGGAACAGGTGCAAACATCGAAACGCTTCATCTCAAAGGAGAAGACGCACGCATTAGCGGTGTATATTATTACCGACTTGATGAAGCAACAGTAGATGAAATTAAACAAACGTTAAAAACACATCTTGACGTATCGTCTTATCAAGCACAAACCGAACAATTCGCTCAAGAACAATGA
- a CDS encoding glycosyltransferase family 4 protein — protein sequence MVYFTLFLCFVLAVLITPVVKWLAFRVGATDKPNQRKVHQKIMPRLGGLAIFISFIVGYFVLKPASPYATAIVIGATIIVLTGVLDDIYELPPKWKLLGQIIAAIVVVYGGIRVDFINLPFGGHLQFGLLSIPITMLWIIGITNAINLIDGLDGLAAGVSSIALVTIAGMAATMGNTYVFVFAMSLLLLGSTLGFLLYNFHPAKIFMGDTGALFLGYMISVLSLLGFKNVTVFSLIIPILILGVPISDTLFAIVRRIVNKQPLSAPDKSHLHHCLLRLGYSHRQTVLIIYGMAAMFGLAAVVLSKATMFGALVVIAFVLLVVELVVEKVGLVGKDYRPLLKMVRGMKKIS from the coding sequence ATGGTTTATTTCACCTTATTTCTTTGTTTTGTTTTAGCTGTGCTCATTACGCCTGTCGTGAAATGGTTGGCGTTTCGAGTTGGGGCAACGGACAAGCCAAATCAGCGGAAAGTGCACCAAAAAATTATGCCTCGTTTAGGTGGATTAGCGATTTTTATTAGTTTTATCGTCGGCTATTTTGTATTGAAACCAGCTAGCCCATATGCGACGGCGATTGTCATTGGTGCGACAATCATCGTGTTAACGGGTGTGCTTGATGATATATATGAGTTGCCGCCAAAGTGGAAGCTGCTCGGTCAAATTATTGCCGCCATTGTCGTCGTGTACGGCGGCATTCGCGTTGATTTTATTAACTTGCCATTTGGTGGCCATTTACAATTTGGATTATTAAGCATCCCGATTACGATGCTTTGGATTATCGGGATTACCAATGCCATTAACTTAATTGACGGTTTGGACGGTTTAGCTGCTGGCGTATCGTCCATTGCGCTTGTCACGATTGCTGGAATGGCAGCGACGATGGGCAATACGTACGTGTTCGTCTTTGCGATGAGTTTATTATTGCTCGGAAGTACGCTCGGTTTTCTTTTATATAATTTCCATCCAGCGAAAATTTTTATGGGCGATACAGGGGCATTATTTTTAGGCTATATGATCTCTGTGTTATCGCTTCTCGGCTTTAAAAACGTTACGGTGTTTTCGTTAATTATCCCGATTTTGATTTTAGGGGTACCTATTTCAGATACGTTATTTGCCATCGTCAGACGCATCGTTAATAAGCAACCGTTATCCGCACCGGATAAATCGCATTTGCATCATTGCTTATTGCGTCTTGGATACAGCCATCGTCAAACAGTATTAATTATTTATGGCATGGCAGCGATGTTTGGTCTTGCGGCAGTTGTATTATCGAAAGCGACGATGTTTGGCGCATTAGTCGTCATTGCGTTTGTGTTGCTTGTTGTTGAGCTTGTTGTCGAGAAAGTTGGGCTTGTCGGGAAAGATTATCGTCCGCTACTGAAGATGGTTCGCGGCATGAAAAAAATTTCATAA
- a CDS encoding SpoIID/LytB domain-containing protein, which produces MMKSIRWIVVAFSMFLFTPTSVDAATYPTPVKVKLLPTATFLATVNGNYQLIDLKTKQVIPFTNPIAFSQMNGAVVATINGVSYTSTSGFLLDEVTRNDQHDVTIGSIQQANGTSAPVKYRGSFEITPGQTAPNLFNTLDIEDYLKGVVPGEMPSSWHKEALKAQAVAARSYAYAQLKKSSFLQMTVASQVYGGKSKEQATSTAAVNETAGVYATYQNEPIAAYFHSSSGGNTENSENVWSSAVPYIRSVSDPYDRHASNPHYGWNGKVATNVVSSKFKLTNEQVVSLRVTQKTSAGSVQQMEATVYNPATGQKRTVQARPSFVSSPDAFRSFFGISLKSIAFDVKGNANVKVKLADGSEQTVDHIVGYTLQTNSGQTIISNGNASIRTENETIYYPTAPTEFTFTGNGWGHRLGMSQWGARSMAEKGFTYDQILKYYYKGIEVKKIK; this is translated from the coding sequence ATGATGAAAAGTATTCGATGGATCGTAGTCGCTTTTAGCATGTTTCTTTTTACCCCAACATCCGTTGATGCAGCAACATATCCGACACCCGTAAAGGTAAAACTATTGCCGACTGCAACGTTCCTTGCGACAGTAAATGGAAACTATCAACTCATTGATTTGAAAACAAAACAAGTGATCCCATTTACAAATCCGATTGCTTTTTCACAAATGAACGGGGCAGTCGTCGCAACAATCAATGGCGTTTCTTACACATCGACAAGCGGTTTTTTATTAGATGAAGTGACAAGAAACGACCAACACGACGTCACGATCGGCAGCATTCAACAAGCAAACGGGACATCAGCACCTGTAAAATACCGAGGTTCATTTGAAATTACACCAGGACAAACGGCACCAAACTTATTTAATACGTTAGACATCGAAGACTATTTGAAAGGTGTTGTCCCTGGGGAAATGCCATCATCTTGGCATAAAGAAGCGTTAAAAGCACAAGCTGTTGCTGCACGTAGCTACGCATACGCTCAATTGAAAAAATCATCATTTTTGCAAATGACTGTGGCGAGCCAAGTGTACGGTGGAAAATCAAAAGAACAAGCAACATCTACCGCAGCAGTCAACGAAACGGCAGGTGTGTATGCGACATATCAAAATGAGCCGATTGCTGCCTATTTTCATTCAAGTTCTGGCGGGAATACAGAAAATAGCGAAAATGTGTGGAGCAGCGCTGTGCCATACATTCGCTCTGTTTCCGATCCGTACGATCGCCATGCGAGCAATCCACATTACGGATGGAACGGAAAAGTCGCAACAAATGTCGTATCATCAAAATTTAAACTAACAAACGAACAAGTCGTGTCGCTTCGTGTCACGCAAAAAACAAGTGCAGGAAGCGTACAACAAATGGAAGCGACTGTGTACAATCCTGCCACAGGGCAAAAACGTACTGTGCAAGCGCGACCTTCGTTTGTATCATCACCTGATGCATTTCGTTCATTTTTTGGCATTTCATTAAAAAGTATTGCCTTCGATGTCAAAGGAAATGCCAATGTAAAAGTAAAACTTGCGGACGGTTCAGAACAAACGGTCGATCATATTGTTGGCTACACACTTCAAACGAATAGCGGACAAACGATCATTTCAAACGGAAATGCTTCGATTCGTACAGAAAATGAAACGATTTACTATCCAACCGCTCCAACTGAATTTACATTCACAGGAAATGGATGGGGGCATCGACTTGGCATGAGCCAATGGGGTGCGCGTTCAATGGCGGAAAAAGGGTTTACGTACGATCAAATTTTAAAGTACTACTATAAAGGAATCGAAGTAAAAAAAATCAAATAG
- a CDS encoding S-layer homology domain-containing protein — translation MVREWILPIVFVCGLFLTACEQEHAGASEEQEIATAPWTEQQIADTNSRLNQIDEKMKQLEQQLTKMKTAVESPQVFKDVPLGHWAYVSVARLYRQNIVGGVGDGLFAPNQAITRAQAAAMLVRAFQLPLSNKPSIFADVPNSHPFAREIMTAYEAGFVGGYPNNRFAPQESMKRKHMAMIIQRAFRLQATSSPYAGYKDVASGTEGALEIRIISQHGIAEGSNGYFYPEQPTTRAHFATFMDRALQNK, via the coding sequence ATGGTGCGCGAGTGGATTCTTCCTATCGTTTTTGTTTGCGGGTTGTTCTTAACAGCGTGCGAGCAGGAACATGCGGGGGCAAGTGAAGAGCAAGAAATTGCAACAGCGCCGTGGACAGAGCAACAAATAGCGGATACAAATAGCCGTTTAAATCAAATTGACGAAAAGATGAAACAACTGGAACAACAGCTCACGAAAATGAAAACAGCTGTGGAATCACCGCAAGTGTTTAAAGATGTTCCGCTCGGGCATTGGGCGTATGTTTCGGTCGCTCGTTTATATCGTCAAAACATTGTCGGTGGCGTGGGGGATGGTTTATTCGCCCCGAATCAAGCAATTACGCGTGCGCAAGCAGCAGCGATGCTTGTTAGAGCATTTCAACTTCCGTTATCAAACAAGCCATCGATTTTTGCGGATGTCCCAAATTCTCATCCGTTTGCTCGCGAAATTATGACAGCATATGAGGCTGGTTTTGTCGGAGGGTATCCAAACAATCGTTTTGCCCCTCAAGAGTCCATGAAGCGAAAACATATGGCGATGATTATTCAACGCGCTTTTCGCCTGCAGGCAACGTCATCGCCATATGCAGGATATAAAGATGTAGCGAGTGGAACAGAAGGGGCGCTAGAAATTCGCATTATCTCTCAACATGGGATTGCGGAAGGAAGTAATGGATATTTTTATCCAGAACAACCGACGACGCGCGCTCACTTTGCTACATTTATGGATCGAGCGCTACAAAATAAATAG
- a CDS encoding N-acetylmuramoyl-L-alanine amidase, translating to MLGKRHVYCLLIVFLAFFSVPMHSWANTELKQEGRFVDVTDGHWAKNEIDFLAHAQIINGYHAGQTSEFRPAQSVTRAEAAKMIVSALGQTEWKDGTLSFQDVPANHWARGWIARAVQLGIMGGDGTTNFRPNDSLSRAEMSIVLVNAFSLPSKGAAVEAASVFKDTTGHWALAHINRLYYHGIANGRDGQFFPKDAISRAEFATLLARTINDQFRLPLPDLIEQGKTNIQGTVTTATLNVRQTPAATGVLVGTLQKGQVVDVYDLNGYWAKIAYNGQFAYVHKTYLKLRNIAGSPVKGRVIVVDAGHGGKDPGAMSGGANEKTIVLEVAKFVKEKLEKAGATVIMTRETDVYPTLQDRVNIAKNNYAEMFVSIHTNSATNTSAKGAEVYYDSSTNPNGEESKKLAQYIQEEIVRMANMVDRGVKNSGLYVLRNNSVTSVLVELGFISNAEDRAKLTSAEYQNLYAEAIYQGIVKYYTSQ from the coding sequence ATGCTGGGGAAACGTCACGTATATTGTCTTTTGATCGTTTTTCTTGCTTTTTTTTCTGTTCCTATGCATAGTTGGGCAAATACAGAATTAAAGCAAGAAGGACGATTTGTTGATGTTACAGACGGCCATTGGGCAAAAAATGAAATTGATTTTTTAGCACATGCGCAAATTATTAACGGTTATCACGCTGGACAAACATCGGAGTTTCGTCCGGCGCAATCGGTGACGCGGGCAGAAGCGGCGAAAATGATCGTCAGCGCTCTCGGACAGACAGAGTGGAAAGACGGAACGTTGTCATTTCAAGATGTCCCGGCCAATCATTGGGCGCGTGGCTGGATTGCGCGTGCGGTACAGCTTGGCATTATGGGAGGAGACGGTACGACGAATTTTCGTCCAAATGACAGTCTTTCCCGCGCGGAAATGAGCATCGTTCTTGTGAACGCCTTTTCCCTTCCGAGCAAAGGTGCTGCGGTTGAGGCTGCTTCCGTATTTAAAGATACGACAGGTCACTGGGCCCTTGCGCACATTAATCGTCTATATTATCACGGTATAGCGAACGGACGGGACGGACAATTTTTCCCGAAAGATGCGATTTCCCGTGCTGAATTTGCGACGTTGTTAGCGCGGACGATTAACGATCAGTTCCGTTTACCGTTGCCGGACTTAATTGAACAAGGCAAAACGAACATTCAAGGAACGGTGACGACTGCTACGCTTAATGTTCGACAAACGCCAGCAGCGACAGGGGTGCTTGTTGGAACATTGCAAAAAGGCCAAGTTGTGGATGTGTACGATCTTAATGGCTATTGGGCAAAAATTGCTTATAACGGTCAGTTTGCTTACGTGCATAAAACGTATTTAAAATTGCGGAATATCGCAGGTTCCCCTGTGAAAGGGCGCGTTATTGTCGTTGATGCAGGACACGGTGGAAAAGATCCTGGCGCCATGAGCGGAGGAGCGAACGAAAAAACGATCGTGCTTGAAGTGGCGAAATTTGTAAAAGAAAAACTTGAAAAAGCAGGCGCAACCGTTATTATGACGCGAGAGACAGATGTGTATCCGACGTTGCAAGATCGCGTAAATATCGCGAAAAACAACTACGCAGAAATGTTTGTCAGCATTCATACAAATTCAGCGACAAATACAAGTGCGAAAGGAGCAGAAGTGTATTACGATTCGTCGACGAATCCGAACGGAGAGGAAAGTAAAAAATTAGCACAATACATTCAAGAGGAGATTGTCCGCATGGCGAATATGGTCGATCGAGGCGTGAAAAATAGCGGACTTTACGTTTTGCGCAACAATAGTGTGACAAGCGTGCTCGTCGAACTTGGATTTATTTCTAACGCAGAAGATCGTGCGAAATTAACGTCAGCCGAATATCAAAATCTATATGCTGAAGCGATTTATCAAGGGATTGTGAAATACTATACATCACAATAG
- a CDS encoding S8 family peptidase has product MSRWLWLCVVFFLFPSVVQADEKEEWIVQVQHPSNFSDIQSYVVDTVGTFAKVVVTEEEREHISRLPFVLKMEKNDMKRAAVNDPLFSEQWSLGMVRWHFPTVTSVNRLIGKTMIVDGREEVYDGEAFFGEHIVIALGEETLSRLSVTVDHIEGPWRIQVKDEKGATLGENEGELPRLDVLIPRPSSTIHLYVTAPNWTNRPRIVELKGVNHVLVAVVDSGVVQHEDLNDHVLYSVSVDYAENKRYADDTFGHGTHVTGILAASVNNGKGIAGLIGDAPVDILPIKVLDRYGVGGDFEIAKGVKYALEQGASIINLSLAGQGETEVLKAVIEEAVKRGVHVVAAAGNSHMPTTNIYPASYPGVITVAAVDRQQMPLSISNYGWDVEVSAPGDFLISTYPSGYREMRGTSMAAPHVSALLAVLRAMYPEEDAFQLRNRIWKTAKDVYWRGYDMYTGDGIIQWQQALALSAPSNIDWLNLQPGQPIEKNRTYMLGLSSRFVGKNGHLFINGKLVHSFVIHQEMMPFRLFDLAKQQGDVAVVITDEQQRVIASDVRAVPIRPTPFSDVKKTYWAYSDILQAQQLGMIRGYEDGTFRPNTPLTRGESIVMLARLFGWEVPSLLSAPFVDVPLTATNALLVATAAEKGIVKGTGGKALLHEQLTRGQFALLLMRALQLENEPIRSVFPFQDVTQQDMWKAVQLLAERGIVAKTSYFHPNEPVTRAQMCAMLVRVSTLIRQYSTKTA; this is encoded by the coding sequence GTGAGCAGATGGTTATGGCTATGTGTTGTTTTCTTTTTATTTCCTTCTGTCGTTCAAGCGGATGAAAAAGAGGAATGGATTGTGCAAGTGCAGCATCCGTCCAATTTCTCCGATATTCAATCATACGTCGTAGATACGGTCGGAACGTTTGCGAAAGTGGTGGTCACAGAAGAAGAACGAGAACACATTTCCCGTTTGCCGTTTGTTTTAAAAATGGAGAAAAATGATATGAAGCGAGCAGCTGTCAATGACCCGTTGTTTTCGGAGCAATGGTCTTTGGGGATGGTTCGTTGGCATTTTCCAACAGTGACATCGGTGAACCGGCTCATTGGAAAAACGATGATTGTTGATGGACGAGAAGAAGTGTATGACGGAGAGGCGTTTTTCGGTGAACATATCGTCATCGCGCTTGGTGAAGAAACATTATCTCGCCTTTCTGTCACAGTGGATCATATCGAAGGACCATGGCGTATACAGGTGAAAGATGAAAAAGGGGCGACGTTAGGGGAGAACGAAGGTGAACTTCCTCGACTTGATGTTCTCATCCCCCGTCCTTCGTCAACGATTCATCTATATGTTACGGCGCCAAATTGGACGAATCGCCCGCGCATCGTGGAATTGAAAGGTGTCAATCATGTCCTTGTTGCGGTTGTCGATTCGGGTGTCGTACAACATGAAGATTTAAACGATCATGTGCTGTATAGTGTAAGCGTTGATTATGCAGAAAACAAGCGCTATGCGGATGATACGTTTGGGCATGGGACGCATGTGACAGGCATTTTAGCTGCTAGCGTCAATAATGGAAAAGGAATAGCAGGACTAATTGGAGATGCGCCGGTAGATATTTTGCCGATTAAAGTGTTAGACCGTTACGGAGTCGGCGGTGATTTTGAAATTGCGAAAGGGGTCAAATATGCGCTTGAGCAAGGCGCTTCGATTATTAATTTAAGCTTAGCCGGTCAAGGAGAAACGGAAGTGTTAAAAGCGGTCATCGAAGAAGCTGTCAAACGTGGTGTGCATGTTGTGGCAGCGGCTGGCAATAGCCATATGCCAACGACAAATATTTATCCGGCCAGCTACCCTGGAGTCATTACGGTCGCAGCGGTTGATCGACAACAAATGCCGCTTTCTATTTCGAATTATGGTTGGGACGTAGAAGTAAGCGCCCCTGGGGATTTTTTAATAAGCACATATCCATCAGGTTATCGGGAGATGCGCGGCACGTCGATGGCTGCTCCGCACGTCTCCGCGCTATTGGCTGTATTGCGCGCAATGTATCCAGAAGAAGATGCGTTTCAACTTCGCAACCGTATATGGAAGACGGCGAAAGATGTATATTGGCGCGGATATGATATGTACACAGGGGATGGAATTATTCAATGGCAACAAGCGCTTGCGTTATCGGCTCCGTCAAACATCGACTGGCTGAACTTACAACCGGGACAGCCCATTGAAAAAAATCGTACGTATATGTTAGGTTTGTCTTCGCGTTTTGTAGGGAAAAATGGTCACCTTTTTATCAATGGAAAACTTGTTCACTCATTCGTTATTCATCAGGAGATGATGCCGTTTCGTTTGTTTGATCTAGCGAAACAACAAGGAGACGTGGCGGTTGTCATCACAGATGAACAACAACGAGTGATCGCTTCCGATGTTCGTGCTGTTCCTATTCGACCAACGCCGTTTTCCGATGTAAAGAAAACATATTGGGCGTATAGCGATATTTTACAGGCACAACAACTTGGAATGATACGCGGGTATGAAGACGGGACGTTTCGTCCAAATACCCCTTTAACGCGCGGAGAAAGCATTGTGATGCTTGCTCGCCTGTTCGGTTGGGAAGTGCCATCTTTGTTGTCCGCTCCTTTTGTCGATGTGCCATTGACAGCTACGAATGCGTTGTTAGTAGCGACGGCAGCGGAAAAAGGAATTGTGAAAGGAACGGGAGGAAAAGCATTGTTACATGAGCAACTGACGCGCGGACAGTTTGCTTTACTTCTCATGCGTGCGCTTCAACTAGAGAACGAGCCGATTCGTTCTGTTTTCCCATTTCAAGATGTAACACAACAAGATATGTGGAAAGCGGTGCAGTTGTTAGCAGAACGAGGGATCGTTGCGAAAACGTCATATTTTCATCCGAACGAACCTGTGACGAGGGCGCAAATGTGCGCGATGCTTGTGCGTGTTTCGACACTTATTCGACAATATTCGACAAAAACAGCATAA